In Flavobacterium gelatinilyticum, a genomic segment contains:
- a CDS encoding zinc-dependent metalloprotease, whose product MKEKAFLHNVKLFCLLILLLFIPVTVVSQKKKKKDTESELVKKDSTDAKKGKKYSDLIKKGTIKKGLFNIIQVKTDVYFEIQDSLFKRDFLVVNKISQVPFEINENGLNKGMNYENKVISFYKDTIAKKVWVKSYVPKVSSPKEDAITASVIDNFAQSIIEVFDIETKNNDSSAVVIKVNKIFDGKQKSFNDVFGSVGVRGSAKSELSYIEGLKSFPKNIVVKSQITTSLSDGGPSVPITLGVTSNIILLDKTPMKPRFSDNRIGYFTEKHWYFADAQQAMLEKELITRWRLEPKKEDEERYLKGELVEPKKPIVYYIDPSTPKQWRQYIIDGVHDWQAAFERAGFKNAIIAKEPTEQDLDFDIDDVRYSVITYAASPQSNAMGPSVVDPRSGEIIEADIIWWHNVMTSLHSWMRIQTGPIDPKARGNKFSDEHMGEAIRFVSSHEVGHTFGLKHNMGASFAYDVESLRSKEFTAKMGGTAPSIMDYARYNYVAQPEDNVTAITPKIGEYDKYAIEWGYRWYGPNDNETAKLNEAITKHQNDPIYFYGEQQSGAIDPRSQSEDLGNDAVKASEYGLKNLKRVVDNILSWSYDKDQSYYETGKLYIGTIGQWFMYNRHVLTNIGGIYLNQTVHGDNQQSYVPVPAAMQKRAADYLVKNVITIPKWLFFNDIIDKTNPLKDSPLGPFEYTPYTLSRELQYEIIYSLFSDERLLRMTENELYQQNKTNEKVFTVNELFKKMHQSVFAGTIQNKSLTILERMTQKNYVDVLIVSTNKLFEKTDPKKVIEIKETLQMPHLCSLDDTHTARNINNYFLKRVTEVTSDKKGELTKVLQLVKLKKSTGDLSTQNHYRDLIQRIEKALNNTTF is encoded by the coding sequence ATGAAGGAAAAGGCATTCCTGCATAATGTAAAATTATTCTGCTTACTAATTTTATTATTATTCATTCCTGTTACAGTCGTTTCGCAAAAGAAAAAGAAAAAAGACACGGAGAGTGAATTAGTAAAAAAAGATTCTACTGACGCCAAAAAAGGTAAAAAATATAGTGACCTGATAAAAAAGGGAACAATTAAAAAAGGACTATTCAACATTATTCAGGTTAAAACCGATGTGTATTTTGAAATTCAGGATAGTTTGTTTAAAAGAGATTTCCTGGTTGTAAATAAAATATCTCAGGTTCCTTTTGAAATCAATGAAAATGGATTAAACAAAGGAATGAATTACGAAAACAAAGTCATTTCCTTTTATAAAGATACTATTGCAAAGAAAGTTTGGGTTAAGTCGTATGTTCCTAAAGTTTCTTCTCCTAAAGAAGATGCCATTACAGCATCTGTTATTGATAATTTTGCACAATCTATTATTGAAGTTTTTGACATTGAAACCAAAAACAACGATTCGAGTGCTGTAGTAATTAAAGTAAACAAGATTTTTGACGGAAAACAAAAAAGTTTCAATGATGTTTTTGGCAGCGTTGGCGTTAGAGGTTCTGCAAAATCTGAGTTATCTTATATCGAAGGATTAAAATCTTTCCCTAAAAACATTGTTGTAAAATCACAGATTACAACTTCATTAAGCGACGGCGGACCATCAGTACCGATTACGCTTGGCGTTACAAGTAATATTATTTTATTGGACAAAACTCCAATGAAACCACGTTTTTCTGACAACAGAATAGGTTATTTTACTGAAAAGCATTGGTATTTCGCCGATGCACAGCAGGCAATGCTTGAAAAAGAATTGATTACCCGCTGGCGTTTAGAACCTAAAAAAGAAGATGAAGAACGTTATTTAAAAGGTGAATTAGTAGAGCCGAAAAAACCAATCGTTTATTACATCGACCCGTCTACTCCAAAACAGTGGAGACAATACATTATTGATGGAGTACACGATTGGCAGGCAGCTTTTGAAAGAGCTGGTTTTAAAAATGCTATTATAGCAAAAGAACCTACTGAGCAAGATTTAGATTTTGATATTGATGATGTACGTTATTCTGTTATTACGTATGCAGCATCTCCACAATCAAATGCAATGGGGCCATCTGTGGTTGACCCAAGAAGCGGTGAAATTATCGAGGCCGATATTATCTGGTGGCACAATGTTATGACTTCGCTTCACAGCTGGATGCGTATCCAGACAGGACCAATCGACCCGAAAGCAAGAGGAAACAAATTTAGTGATGAACACATGGGAGAAGCGATTCGTTTTGTATCGTCTCACGAAGTTGGACACACATTTGGTTTAAAACACAATATGGGTGCTTCTTTCGCTTATGATGTTGAGTCTTTACGTTCTAAAGAATTTACGGCAAAAATGGGCGGTACTGCTCCTTCTATCATGGATTATGCCCGATACAATTATGTTGCACAGCCTGAAGATAATGTTACAGCTATCACTCCAAAAATTGGAGAATATGATAAATACGCTATCGAATGGGGTTACAGATGGTACGGACCAAATGATAACGAAACAGCAAAACTGAATGAAGCCATTACAAAACATCAAAATGATCCGATTTACTTTTACGGTGAACAGCAATCTGGAGCAATTGATCCTCGTTCACAATCTGAAGATTTAGGAAATGATGCTGTAAAAGCAAGCGAGTACGGTTTGAAAAACTTAAAACGTGTTGTAGACAATATCTTAAGCTGGTCGTACGACAAAGATCAGTCTTATTACGAAACCGGAAAACTGTATATTGGAACTATCGGACAATGGTTTATGTACAATCGTCATGTATTAACCAATATTGGCGGTATTTACTTAAATCAAACAGTTCACGGCGACAACCAGCAAAGCTATGTTCCGGTTCCTGCAGCAATGCAGAAAAGAGCTGCAGATTATTTAGTTAAAAATGTAATTACAATTCCGAAGTGGCTGTTTTTCAACGACATTATAGACAAAACAAATCCGCTGAAAGATTCTCCTCTTGGACCTTTTGAATATACACCTTACACACTATCAAGAGAATTACAATATGAAATCATTTATAGTCTATTCAGCGATGAGCGTTTGCTTCGAATGACAGAAAATGAATTATATCAGCAAAACAAAACCAATGAGAAGGTTTTTACCGTAAATGAGTTGTTTAAAAAAATGCATCAGAGTGTATTTGCAGGGACTATCCAAAACAAATCACTTACTATTCTGGAGCGTATGACTCAAAAGAATTATGTTGATGTTTTAATTGTTTCGACAAATAAATTATTTGAAAAAACGGATCCTAAAAAAGTAATCGAAATAAAAGAAACATTACAAATGCCTCATTTATGTTCTTTAGACGATACGCATACAGCGAGAAACATTAATAATTATTTCTTAAAAAGAGTTACAGAAGTAACTTCAGATAAAAAAGGCGAATTAACAAAAGTGCTTCAGTTAGTAAAACTAAAAAAGAGCACAGGAGATTTGTCTACCCAAAACCATTACCGCGATTTGATACAACGAATCGAAAAAGCTTTGAATAATACAACCTTTTAA
- a CDS encoding histidine kinase, whose translation MKFKFRLKKITSRRAFLIYVAFTIFLTVSSVYILSNLITDLTEKGNKEASQRNFIKKHEFMSQEFSKLLEHENRIKHALKISTKENLASNIKILSSVQSINQLVTNNWFQINNEPVQFGNDSTSEAVKKDVQNFLLHNKTSNHINILVPKGKESVWRIYFKLVSKNYTTVRYGYDINLKKLHDYFSTAQKTASDSNYAFVFDDTGKCIYHPESDFIGQNIYAISSIQPSDTVFSKTQKYTQTVTMSEFLQLDVIRFTKKLDVKGTKWYICVNFPKNVTDENVALIKKYSTWIYSITTVMLLLIFYLFSYANRRAYKEKGIAIKEKNRLLVENEKIIKQKALIQLQQLKEQINPHFLFNSLNSLYMLIDSDMKTAQKFTLNLSRIYRYLIDPPEKNIVPLKHELLFIEKYIFLQQTRFKDELFFSIKIESEEAFDKFIPYLAFQIAVENVIKHNKATYETPLTTQIVIEKDRVIISNNLQKKLRIEPSTKFGLNYLNGIYNFYSKTTFETSEKDGKFVCILPLISIHS comes from the coding sequence TTGAAATTCAAGTTTAGACTAAAAAAAATTACATCAAGACGTGCGTTTTTAATTTACGTAGCGTTTACTATTTTCCTTACTGTATCTTCGGTTTACATTCTTAGTAATTTAATTACAGATCTTACCGAAAAAGGGAACAAAGAAGCGTCGCAGCGTAACTTTATTAAGAAACACGAATTTATGTCGCAGGAATTCTCAAAACTGCTGGAACATGAAAACAGGATTAAGCACGCTTTAAAAATAAGCACTAAGGAAAATTTAGCCTCGAATATCAAAATCTTGTCTTCCGTTCAATCTATCAATCAGCTGGTGACAAACAATTGGTTTCAGATTAATAACGAACCTGTTCAGTTTGGAAATGACTCAACATCTGAAGCTGTAAAAAAAGATGTCCAAAATTTTCTACTTCATAACAAAACTTCGAATCATATAAATATTCTTGTACCTAAGGGCAAAGAATCTGTGTGGAGGATTTATTTTAAACTGGTTTCTAAAAACTACACAACTGTACGTTACGGTTACGACATCAATTTAAAAAAACTTCATGACTATTTTTCGACTGCTCAGAAAACAGCTTCGGATTCCAATTATGCTTTTGTATTTGATGATACCGGAAAATGCATTTATCATCCTGAATCTGATTTTATAGGACAAAATATTTATGCCATTTCGTCGATTCAGCCATCGGATACAGTTTTCAGCAAAACACAAAAATACACCCAGACTGTTACCATGTCTGAATTCCTGCAGCTCGATGTAATTCGTTTTACAAAAAAGCTCGATGTAAAAGGAACCAAATGGTATATATGCGTTAATTTTCCAAAAAATGTAACTGATGAAAATGTTGCGTTGATTAAAAAATATTCAACATGGATTTATTCAATTACAACCGTAATGCTTCTTCTTATATTTTATTTGTTCTCGTATGCTAATAGAAGAGCTTATAAAGAAAAAGGAATTGCAATTAAGGAAAAAAACAGGCTTCTTGTTGAGAATGAAAAAATCATCAAACAGAAAGCCCTTATTCAGCTTCAGCAATTAAAAGAACAGATCAATCCGCATTTTCTTTTTAATTCGCTTAATTCGCTTTATATGTTAATTGACAGCGATATGAAGACTGCGCAGAAATTCACTCTGAATTTATCGCGCATCTATCGCTATTTAATTGATCCGCCCGAAAAAAATATTGTTCCATTAAAACATGAATTGCTTTTTATAGAAAAATACATCTTTCTGCAGCAAACCCGTTTTAAAGATGAATTGTTCTTTTCTATAAAAATTGAAAGCGAAGAAGCTTTTGATAAATTTATTCCGTATCTGGCTTTTCAGATTGCTGTCGAAAATGTAATCAAACATAATAAGGCAACTTACGAAACGCCGCTAACAACACAAATAGTAATCGAGAAAGACCGGGTGATTATCAGTAATAATTTACAAAAGAAATTACGCATTGAACCCAGCACAAAATTTGGATTAAACTACCTAAACGGAATCTATAATTTCTATTCAAAAACCACTTTTGAGACCTCAGAAAAAGACGGCAAATTCGTATGTATTCTGCCATTAATATCCATTCACTCCTAA
- a CDS encoding ABC transporter ATP-binding protein: protein MKAKAFDTGLFKRILKYTRPYKWRYYGVIIFAVSLSVFAALRPYLLKQTVDGYIKTHDKMGLLLYIVLMGAVLLMEVFSQFYFVYWANWLGQDIVKDIRNKLFKHILSFRMKYFDLVPVGQLVTRAVSDIESIARIFSQGLFMIISDLMKMLVILIFMFYMNWKLTWIVVVAMPILVYITRIFQRKMQIAFEEVRTQIANMNSFVQERVTGMKIVQLFNREKIEAENFRVINDKHRVAWIKTILYNSIFFPIADIISSITLGLVVVFGGFKILGGDNFTTFGDLFSYTMFIGMLFNPLRQIADKFNEMQLGMIAANRVFDIIDTQDHIQDTGTLEAPVFDGSIQFEQVRFSYIPEEEVIKGIDLSVKAGQTVAIVGSTGAGKSTIINLLNRFYEINSGTICIDGQNIENYTLASLRKQIAVVLQDVFLFADTIYNNITLHNPEITRDKVVDAAKKIGVHDFIMNLPDNYDFDVKERGVMLSSGQRQLIAFLRSYVSNPSILILDEATSSIDTYSEELIQRATETITKGRTSIIIAHRLATIVNADKIVVMDKGLIVEQGTHQELLTKTDGYYKNLYDSQFAAAN from the coding sequence ATGAAAGCAAAAGCATTTGATACTGGATTATTTAAACGAATTTTAAAATACACAAGACCTTATAAATGGCGTTATTACGGCGTAATTATTTTTGCGGTTTCGCTGTCTGTTTTTGCGGCGCTTAGACCTTATTTATTAAAGCAAACGGTCGACGGCTATATCAAGACCCACGACAAGATGGGATTACTTTTATACATTGTTTTGATGGGCGCCGTACTTTTGATGGAGGTTTTTTCGCAGTTTTACTTTGTATACTGGGCCAACTGGCTCGGACAGGATATTGTAAAAGATATTCGAAACAAACTCTTTAAGCATATTCTTAGTTTCAGGATGAAGTATTTTGATCTGGTTCCGGTTGGGCAGTTGGTAACCAGAGCGGTTTCGGATATTGAATCGATTGCCCGTATTTTTAGCCAGGGACTGTTTATGATTATAAGCGATTTGATGAAAATGCTTGTAATTTTGATTTTTATGTTTTACATGAACTGGAAACTTACCTGGATCGTCGTGGTTGCAATGCCGATTCTGGTATACATTACCAGAATTTTTCAACGCAAAATGCAGATCGCTTTTGAAGAAGTAAGAACACAGATTGCTAATATGAATTCTTTTGTTCAGGAACGTGTTACGGGAATGAAAATCGTACAGCTTTTTAATCGTGAAAAAATCGAAGCCGAAAATTTCAGGGTTATAAATGATAAACACAGAGTGGCATGGATCAAAACCATTTTGTACAACTCGATCTTCTTTCCTATTGCGGATATTATTTCGTCAATCACTTTAGGATTGGTAGTTGTTTTTGGCGGATTCAAGATTTTAGGCGGAGACAACTTTACTACTTTCGGAGATTTATTTTCATATACGATGTTTATCGGGATGCTTTTTAATCCGCTGAGACAAATCGCAGATAAATTCAACGAGATGCAATTAGGGATGATCGCTGCCAATCGTGTTTTTGACATCATCGATACCCAGGATCATATTCAGGATACGGGAACTCTGGAAGCTCCGGTTTTTGACGGAAGCATTCAGTTTGAACAAGTCCGTTTTAGTTATATTCCGGAAGAAGAAGTAATAAAAGGAATCGATTTATCTGTAAAGGCCGGACAAACCGTCGCGATTGTAGGTTCGACCGGAGCAGGAAAGTCAACCATTATCAATCTGCTGAATCGTTTCTACGAAATCAACAGCGGCACTATTTGTATTGACGGACAAAATATCGAAAATTATACGCTGGCTTCGCTTCGAAAACAAATTGCGGTGGTTTTACAGGATGTATTTTTGTTTGCCGATACTATATACAACAACATTACGCTTCATAATCCTGAAATTACACGTGACAAGGTTGTTGACGCAGCCAAAAAAATAGGTGTTCATGACTTTATCATGAACCTTCCGGATAATTATGATTTTGATGTTAAGGAACGCGGTGTCATGCTTTCTTCCGGACAAAGACAGCTTATTGCATTTTTACGTTCGTATGTAAGCAATCCGAGTATTTTAATTTTGGACGAAGCAACATCATCTATCGATACGTATTCTGAAGAATTGATTCAGCGTGCAACTGAAACGATTACAAAAGGCAGGACTTCGATTATTATTGCACATCGTCTGGCAACTATTGTAAATGCAGACAAGATTGTCGTAATGGACAAAGGGTTAATTGTGGAACAAGGAACTCATCAGGAATTACTAACTAAGACTGATGGTTATTATAAAAACTTATATGATTCGCAGTTTGCCGCGGCAAATTAA
- the truA gene encoding tRNA pseudouridine(38-40) synthase TruA translates to MRYFIQFAYNGTHYHGWQFQPNAPSVQETLNKALSVLLNSTISVMGAGRTDTGVHASEMYGHFDFENPINVPVLVHKLNSYLPKDIAIFDIIPLHDDAHCRFDAVKRTYEYHINTVKNPFLEGLSWYVNQKLDVDLMNEAAQVLLKHTDFQCFSKVNTDVNTFDCTIFEAYWKKENNKLVFTISANRFLRNMVRAIVGTLINIGLHKITLADLENIIASKSREKAGFSVPAHGLYLTDIYYDYITKQP, encoded by the coding sequence ATGAGATATTTTATTCAATTTGCTTACAACGGAACCCATTATCACGGATGGCAGTTTCAGCCCAATGCACCTTCAGTCCAGGAAACTTTAAATAAAGCACTTTCTGTTTTACTGAATTCAACAATAAGTGTAATGGGCGCAGGAAGAACTGACACCGGAGTTCATGCTTCTGAAATGTACGGTCATTTTGATTTTGAAAACCCTATTAATGTTCCGGTTTTGGTACACAAACTCAATTCGTATTTACCTAAAGACATTGCCATTTTTGACATTATCCCGCTGCATGATGACGCTCATTGCCGTTTTGATGCTGTGAAAAGAACTTACGAATATCATATCAATACTGTAAAAAATCCGTTTTTGGAAGGATTAAGCTGGTATGTAAATCAAAAACTGGATGTAGATTTAATGAATGAAGCTGCTCAGGTTTTATTGAAACATACCGATTTTCAGTGTTTTTCTAAAGTTAATACAGATGTAAATACTTTTGACTGCACGATTTTTGAGGCCTATTGGAAAAAAGAAAACAACAAACTGGTTTTTACAATTTCGGCAAATCGTTTTTTACGAAATATGGTTCGCGCGATTGTGGGGACTTTAATTAATATTGGTTTACACAAAATTACACTGGCAGACCTGGAAAATATTATTGCCAGTAAAAGCAGAGAGAAAGCGGGATTTTCGGTTCCGGCACATGGATTATATTTAACCGATATTTATTACGATTACATTACAAAACAGCCCTGA
- a CDS encoding metallophosphoesterase family protein yields MLKILLLSDTHSHIDDTILKYVNQADEVWHAGDIGDLHVTDTIKKLKPLRCVYGNIDDAKARLEFPLHNRFMCEDVSVWITHIGGYPGKYNPALRDEMTLNPPKLFICGHSHILKVMFDKKNNLLHMNPGAAGKSGFHQMRTMLRFVIDGDKIKDLEIIEIGKK; encoded by the coding sequence ATGCTCAAAATCCTTCTTCTTTCCGATACCCATAGTCATATTGATGATACTATTTTAAAATACGTTAATCAGGCAGATGAAGTGTGGCATGCCGGTGATATTGGCGATTTACACGTCACTGATACGATTAAAAAACTCAAACCGCTGCGTTGTGTTTACGGGAATATAGACGATGCAAAAGCCAGATTAGAATTTCCGCTTCACAATCGCTTTATGTGCGAAGATGTCTCAGTTTGGATTACGCACATTGGAGGTTATCCCGGAAAATACAATCCGGCTCTAAGGGATGAAATGACTTTAAATCCGCCCAAATTATTTATCTGCGGACATTCACATATTTTGAAGGTGATGTTTGATAAGAAAAACAATCTGCTTCATATGAATCCCGGTGCGGCAGGAAAAAGCGGTTTTCATCAAATGCGTACAATGCTGCGTTTTGTAATTGATGGGGATAAAATAAAAGACCTTGAAATTATAGAAATAGGCAAGAAGTAA
- a CDS encoding sensor histidine kinase, whose amino-acid sequence MAFIRFFISFLFIVLSSTSVFAAQNTASASNAVQQNAGKETDLRQSNNVQLENKKIVSLSVILVIMLFFLFYYVYQNSMLKQKIKRKDTKQKILLNAIDAGIDTQEIEQKKIASFLHDNVNSLLSSAGLHLNVFTAKHDIQSEEIKKAKAILQEAHDLLRDISHELVPTLLVRFGLIYALEDLCERNSNSDIYFKFSSSVSTETRYSEKFEMKLYFIVSELFNNIIKHSRAHKAQISIHEHHNRLIIIIHDNGKGFNAEKIDEIEGFGLNRIRVRIKKLKGTFSIISRPDENTGTSVKIKVPIA is encoded by the coding sequence ATGGCTTTTATCCGATTTTTTATTTCTTTTCTATTTATCGTTTTAAGCAGCACTTCAGTCTTTGCTGCACAGAACACAGCTTCTGCAAGCAATGCCGTACAGCAAAATGCAGGAAAAGAAACAGATTTAAGGCAATCTAATAATGTACAATTAGAAAATAAAAAAATAGTCAGTTTATCTGTCATACTGGTTATCATGCTGTTTTTTCTCTTTTACTATGTCTATCAGAACAGTATGTTAAAGCAAAAAATAAAGCGAAAAGATACCAAGCAAAAAATACTCCTCAATGCTATTGATGCCGGAATTGACACTCAGGAAATTGAACAGAAAAAAATTGCTTCGTTTTTACACGACAATGTAAATTCCCTTTTATCCTCGGCAGGACTTCATTTAAATGTATTTACAGCCAAACATGATATTCAGTCAGAAGAAATTAAAAAAGCAAAAGCAATTCTTCAGGAAGCACACGATCTTTTACGTGATATATCTCACGAACTCGTTCCTACTCTTCTGGTTCGTTTTGGGCTAATTTATGCGCTCGAAGATTTATGCGAAAGAAATTCTAATTCAGATATTTATTTTAAGTTTTCCAGTTCTGTTTCTACAGAAACAAGGTATTCTGAAAAATTCGAAATGAAACTTTATTTTATAGTTTCAGAATTATTCAACAATATCATTAAACACAGCAGAGCTCATAAGGCGCAAATTTCGATACACGAACATCATAACAGACTTATTATCATTATTCATGACAATGGAAAAGGTTTTAATGCTGAAAAAATAGATGAAATCGAAGGTTTCGGACTTAACAGGATCAGGGTTAGAATAAAAAAACTCAAAGGTACTTTTTCGATCATTTCAAGGCCTGATGAAAACACCGGAACTTCGGTAAAAATTAAAGTCCCAATTGCTTAG
- a CDS encoding response regulator gives MTDKIKIHLADDHQVLIDGLSNLLQTVPEFEVAGSSLNGISIYDDVIEDKADVLVLDISMPEKDGIEVLKEFSQKQFPCKVIILSSYDDLKIIKEVMKLGAKGYLTKKCAGENIIEAIKAVYQGQEYFSDAVREKIFNIFSQNNPKLNKNVLIENPILSPREIEIITLISLEYSGKEISEQLFISPNTVETHRKNILKKLNIKNTIGLVKYALKNNLINP, from the coding sequence ATGACAGATAAAATCAAAATACATCTTGCTGATGATCATCAGGTTCTTATTGATGGATTGAGCAATTTACTGCAGACTGTTCCTGAATTTGAAGTGGCAGGCAGTTCATTGAACGGCATCTCTATATACGATGATGTGATCGAAGATAAAGCTGATGTTTTGGTTTTAGATATCAGTATGCCGGAGAAAGACGGCATTGAAGTTTTAAAAGAATTCAGTCAGAAACAATTTCCCTGCAAAGTTATTATCCTGTCCAGTTATGATGATCTCAAAATCATTAAAGAAGTCATGAAACTGGGTGCCAAAGGCTATTTAACCAAAAAATGTGCAGGCGAAAATATTATCGAAGCCATAAAAGCGGTATATCAGGGACAGGAATATTTTTCTGATGCTGTAAGGGAAAAAATTTTCAATATATTTTCTCAAAACAATCCCAAACTAAACAAAAATGTTTTAATCGAAAATCCGATTTTGAGTCCGCGGGAAATCGAAATCATCACTTTAATCTCCCTGGAATACAGCGGAAAAGAGATAAGCGAACAATTATTCATTAGTCCGAATACGGTTGAAACACACCGCAAAAACATCTTAAAAAAACTCAATATCAAAAACACAATCGGGCTTGTAAAATATGCTTTAAAAAACAATTTGATTAATCCGTAA
- a CDS encoding DUF4293 domain-containing protein codes for MLQRIQTVYLILTFIVSGVILFFVPLWTLNTGKPFYFMQSQLYTVLLGLSTMLTIISIISFKKRQNQFVMGRLNIILNLILLGLFVYRSLNLSGETADAVSEKGIGMFMPIVSIVLLVLANKAIKKDEDLVKSVDRLR; via the coding sequence ATGTTACAACGAATTCAAACCGTATATTTAATTCTTACCTTCATTGTAAGCGGGGTTATACTATTTTTTGTACCGCTTTGGACATTAAATACAGGCAAGCCGTTCTACTTTATGCAGAGCCAGCTTTACACGGTATTACTAGGATTAAGCACTATGCTGACTATAATCAGTATCATATCATTCAAAAAAAGACAAAATCAGTTTGTAATGGGCAGACTGAACATAATATTAAACTTAATTTTGTTAGGATTATTTGTATATCGCTCTCTAAATTTATCTGGAGAAACGGCAGATGCTGTTTCTGAGAAAGGTATTGGGATGTTCATGCCGATTGTTTCTATCGTGTTATTAGTTTTAGCTAATAAGGCCATCAAAAAGGATGAAGATCTTGTAAAATCTGTAGACCGTTTGAGATAA